A window of Halobacillus naozhouensis genomic DNA:
ATTCCTTTTTCTTCAAGAATCGGCTTCGCTTGTTGAAGAATTTCAGCGTGCGGCACACTGGTTGCTCCAACTTTTATTTCCGTTTTCCCTTCTTCTGAGGAACTTTTTTCCCCTGAAGAGCCACATGCTGAGAGTACTAAGATAAATAATAGAGCAAGAACACTAATCGAAAATTTTTTCATTTTTTCCATCCCCTTTTATATAAAGTTTATCTTTTATCCAATTTGCGGGAAATCATATCCCCAATGAATTGGAAAACAAATACGATCACAACAATTAATAAAGTACACACAAGAACTACACCAAAATCACTGCGCTGAAAACCGTAAAAGTAAGCAAAGTCCCCAAGTCCACCAGCACCAATTACACCTGCTACTGCCGTGTAACCAATCAAAGCAATGGCTGTTACTGTAATACCTGATATGAGGGCCGGCATCGATTCTGGCAGTAGGACTTTGAAAACGATTGTGGAATATTTTGCTCCCATTGATTTAGCAGCTTCAATTACTCCTTTATCTATTTCTTTCAGTGCAATTTCCACCAATCTGGCATAGAAGGGAGCTCCCCCAATAATGAGGGCCGGCAGAGCCGCTTTCGGACCGCGAATCGTCCCCATTAAAAAATCGGTAAACGGAAATAATAGCAAAATTAAAATAATGAAAGGGATTGCTCGAAATACGTTAACTAATGAAGCCGTGACCCAGTTCAATGGTTTGTTTTGCCATAGTCCCCCCGGTCCTGACAAGTATAAAAGTAACCCAAGTAGCAATCCTAGTATGAATGTTCCTGCCACCGAAATGCTCGTCATAAATAGAGTTTCTTTTGTTGCTGTAATCATCTCCTGCATTTCTACATTCGCGAACATTCCTTTATTCATCTGGGTTCACCTCCACTTGCACAGAAGTGGTTT
This region includes:
- a CDS encoding methionine ABC transporter permease gives rise to the protein MNKGMFANVEMQEMITATKETLFMTSISVAGTFILGLLLGLLLYLSGPGGLWQNKPLNWVTASLVNVFRAIPFIILILLLFPFTDFLMGTIRGPKAALPALIIGGAPFYARLVEIALKEIDKGVIEAAKSMGAKYSTIVFKVLLPESMPALISGITVTAIALIGYTAVAGVIGAGGLGDFAYFYGFQRSDFGVVLVCTLLIVVIVFVFQFIGDMISRKLDKR